Proteins from a single region of Paenibacillus sp. BIHB 4019:
- a CDS encoding MBL fold metallo-hydrolase has product MNNIKAIIPFDLNIPLANGVWTITPTLISSEEGNLLVDTGMPGMTQEMVSQMQAAGFSIDQLTGIVLTHQDIDHIGNVSQMLELKPGIAVYAHAADKPYIEGKLPLIKEPHKMLEAFGTYEAASSDIVTDIVSDGEQLDFAEGIVVIHTPGHTPGHISLYDRATKTLIAGDAMVVRGDQLLGPNPMQTTDLDEAYQSLAKLAAYDIEKIICFHGGVYDLNVNERIAAIAAAGPSV; this is encoded by the coding sequence ATGAACAACATAAAAGCGATTATCCCATTCGATTTAAACATCCCTTTGGCGAACGGAGTTTGGACGATTACACCTACGCTAATCTCCTCTGAAGAAGGTAACCTACTGGTAGATACGGGCATGCCTGGAATGACTCAGGAAATGGTATCACAGATGCAGGCGGCTGGTTTTTCCATTGATCAATTGACGGGCATTGTGCTCACCCATCAAGATATCGATCACATCGGAAACGTTTCTCAAATGCTGGAGCTGAAACCGGGAATCGCCGTTTATGCCCATGCCGCAGACAAGCCGTATATTGAAGGAAAGCTTCCGCTAATAAAGGAGCCGCATAAGATGCTTGAAGCATTCGGCACTTATGAGGCAGCCTCCAGCGACATTGTGACTGATATCGTCTCAGACGGTGAGCAGCTGGATTTTGCAGAGGGCATCGTCGTTATTCACACACCTGGCCATACACCCGGACATATTAGTCTATATGATCGAGCGACTAAGACGCTAATTGCCGGAGATGCGATGGTTGTGAGAGGGGATCAGCTGTTAGGGCCGAACCCGATGCAGACGACTGATCTGGACGAGGCCTACCAATCCTTAGCGAAGCTCGCAGCCTACGATATTGAAAAAATCATTTGCTTCCATGGCGGAGTGTACGACTTGAATGTGAATGAACGAATTGCGGCGATTGCCGCAGCGGGTCCTTCTGTCTGA
- a CDS encoding NAD(P)/FAD-dependent oxidoreductase → MRNEHKRIAIIGAGPGGLTLARILQQAGYEPAIYERAASSAELQQGGTLDLEENTGQKALRSAGLLENFLAACRFEGEALKVTDKQANVFYEEAAKQSTIKSAAGGGRPEIDRAKLSSLLFQSLRANSIRWSHKLMQAVPLEHGRHELQFENGHTDQVDLVVAADGAFSRIRPLLSGENAAYSGVSMIELNIINAAAQFPELAAFNGTGSMFALDDQKTIMAQFNGDDRIRIYLGFSAEREWLDNNGLDYTEPASVKRKLLSLFEDWSEELKNYILHANGPITPRRIYMLPVGHRWENKPGVTLIGDAAHLMSPFAGAGANLAMLDAAELGEMIIHHSDLNEAVQAYELKMFEYAGELAAETQTNMALFFSDQAAQKLGEKMKAIIGGQQI, encoded by the coding sequence ATGAGAAACGAGCATAAACGAATCGCTATTATTGGGGCTGGGCCAGGCGGGCTTACGCTGGCACGCATTTTACAGCAAGCGGGATATGAGCCTGCCATTTATGAACGAGCAGCCTCTTCGGCCGAGCTGCAGCAAGGAGGAACGCTGGATCTGGAAGAGAACACAGGGCAAAAAGCACTCCGGTCTGCGGGGCTTCTGGAGAACTTTTTGGCAGCTTGCCGTTTTGAAGGAGAAGCGCTTAAAGTGACGGACAAACAAGCAAACGTGTTTTATGAAGAAGCTGCAAAACAGTCAACGATTAAATCGGCAGCAGGCGGAGGGCGTCCCGAAATAGATCGGGCCAAGCTTTCTAGTCTGCTGTTTCAATCCTTAAGGGCGAATTCGATTCGTTGGAGTCATAAACTTATGCAGGCTGTGCCGCTGGAGCATGGCCGACATGAATTGCAGTTTGAAAATGGCCATACCGATCAGGTAGATCTCGTAGTTGCTGCCGACGGCGCTTTTTCACGGATTCGCCCGCTGCTTAGCGGTGAAAATGCCGCTTACTCAGGCGTAAGCATGATTGAGCTCAACATCATAAATGCTGCGGCACAATTTCCTGAGCTTGCAGCCTTCAATGGGACGGGAAGCATGTTCGCCCTTGATGACCAAAAAACGATAATGGCGCAATTTAATGGGGATGATCGAATACGTATATATCTTGGTTTTTCGGCGGAAAGAGAATGGCTGGATAACAATGGACTCGACTATACGGAGCCGGCATCCGTTAAGCGCAAGCTGCTTTCCTTATTTGAGGATTGGAGCGAGGAACTGAAAAATTATATTTTGCATGCGAATGGGCCCATCACGCCAAGAAGAATTTATATGCTGCCTGTTGGACATAGGTGGGAGAATAAACCGGGCGTAACGCTAATTGGCGATGCCGCCCATCTCATGTCTCCTTTTGCCGGCGCGGGTGCAAATTTGGCTATGCTGGATGCTGCCGAGCTGGGAGAAATGATTATTCATCATTCAGACCTTAACGAGGCGGTTCAAGCCTATGAATTGAAAATGTTTGAATATGCGGGCGAGCTTGCAGCAGAAACGCAAACGAATATGGCATTATTTTTTTCTGACCAGGCAGCACAAAAATTAGGAGAAAAAATGAAAGCAATAATAGGAGGCCAACAAATATGA
- a CDS encoding GerAB/ArcD/ProY family transporter: MAKAPKIGKWQLAIMILLFQIGSTPLFELGVDAKQDSWLAMALGAAIGGIFLWMLLRIQTRSPDADMPELYKQLFGKWLGFTLAVPQALIFAYESMRNVRDFGELTVMTILNKTPQWSIMLLIILLSLYAIWKGVEVFFRLVELLFPIVFFSYILLIALLIQTGLPDYHRLLPIMGDGLAPIFKAAVPDIVAFPFAQMLTMLMFWKYVKPIASRLRTTYSAYTIVSLFLVFMNMLIMSVLGPALSGYSMMPFLEAVQLIRIADFLERLDVVVTILLIIGLFVKLSLLFMAAVLALSSLLKIPYRKCAIIVAVLIYSASFAEPNNTVHLWIGLKYTVKYVTPVQIAILFIAFLLGFFRKAKPASRTQ; this comes from the coding sequence ATGGCGAAGGCACCCAAAATAGGCAAGTGGCAGCTTGCCATCATGATCTTGCTTTTCCAAATCGGCAGCACACCCCTCTTCGAGCTCGGCGTGGATGCCAAGCAGGATTCATGGCTTGCGATGGCGCTCGGGGCAGCGATTGGCGGGATTTTTCTCTGGATGCTGCTGCGCATTCAAACTCGGTCCCCAGACGCTGATATGCCAGAGCTCTATAAACAGCTGTTCGGCAAATGGCTGGGTTTTACGCTTGCTGTGCCGCAGGCACTCATATTTGCCTATGAATCGATGCGAAACGTCCGCGATTTTGGCGAACTGACCGTCATGACCATTTTGAACAAAACGCCGCAATGGAGCATTATGCTGCTCATCATTTTATTGTCCTTATACGCGATTTGGAAAGGAGTCGAGGTGTTTTTTCGGCTGGTGGAGCTGCTGTTTCCGATCGTATTTTTCAGCTATATTCTGCTTATCGCGCTGCTTATTCAGACCGGACTGCCGGACTATCACCGCCTGCTGCCGATTATGGGCGATGGCCTAGCGCCGATTTTCAAAGCGGCCGTGCCGGATATCGTCGCGTTTCCATTCGCACAGATGCTAACGATGCTGATGTTCTGGAAATATGTAAAGCCGATTGCCTCAAGGCTTCGCACCACCTACAGCGCTTATACGATCGTCTCCCTGTTTCTGGTTTTCATGAATATGCTCATTATGTCCGTGCTCGGCCCTGCGCTCTCTGGCTACAGCATGATGCCTTTTCTTGAAGCCGTCCAGCTCATTCGCATTGCCGATTTTCTGGAACGGCTCGATGTAGTCGTAACGATTCTGCTTATTATCGGGCTGTTCGTCAAGCTGTCGCTGCTTTTTATGGCCGCTGTCCTGGCGCTCAGCTCACTGCTGAAAATTCCGTACCGCAAATGCGCAATCATCGTCGCAGTACTGATTTACAGCGCCTCCTTTGCCGAACCAAACAATACGGTTCATCTGTGGATCGGGCTGAAGTATACGGTAAAATACGTAACTCCTGTGCAAATAGCCATTCTCTTTATCGCCTTCCTGCTCGGCTTTTTTCGCAAAGCCAAGCCTGCCAGCCGAACGCAATAG
- a CDS encoding TetR/AcrR family transcriptional regulator, with translation MDNNNRTIISRRSRPAKEPLSKEIIVKTAFELLKNEGISGLTMRKVAKALDTGPSSLYVYVRNVQELNAYVLDYGLGHIVLPGVQKGSDQEQPWKHALFAALCAYQKTLFEWPGIAELALTTMPIGQHSLTITEYILERLHEGGIPSAAAAWGVDLFLLYVSSSAFEHTVWNGKEEGSNFHTAQQSYQSVDAAKYPMIARLQKELFSGNPENNERFIWGLEVILQGMIQVKA, from the coding sequence ATGGATAATAACAATCGAACTATCATTAGTCGTCGGTCGCGGCCAGCGAAAGAGCCGTTAAGCAAAGAAATCATTGTCAAAACGGCGTTTGAATTATTGAAAAATGAAGGGATTTCCGGGCTGACTATGCGTAAAGTAGCCAAAGCTTTGGATACAGGCCCATCCTCGTTGTATGTGTACGTCCGGAATGTCCAGGAGTTGAACGCTTATGTACTCGACTATGGCTTAGGCCACATTGTTCTGCCAGGTGTTCAGAAAGGATCTGATCAGGAACAGCCATGGAAACATGCATTATTCGCAGCGCTCTGTGCTTATCAAAAGACGCTTTTTGAATGGCCCGGCATTGCGGAGCTTGCTTTAACTACAATGCCTATTGGACAGCATTCCTTAACCATTACGGAGTATATTTTGGAACGGCTGCACGAAGGAGGCATTCCGTCCGCCGCTGCGGCGTGGGGAGTCGACTTGTTTCTGCTCTATGTTTCCTCCTCCGCATTCGAGCATACGGTCTGGAACGGCAAGGAGGAGGGCTCCAATTTTCACACGGCTCAGCAGTCTTACCAATCCGTTGATGCTGCCAAATATCCAATGATTGCCCGCTTGCAGAAAGAGCTGTTCTCTGGCAATCCCGAAAACAACGAGCGGTTTATTTGGGGGCTGGAGGTTATTTTACAAGGGATGATACAAGTAAAAGCCTAG
- a CDS encoding S-layer homology domain-containing protein, with the protein MMIGNMASKRISVALVFAMVLSIFSTNYIAFGAEAASSSVSFTDIGKSYAKDEVTALVEKGILGGYSDGSFKPSNSITRAELAKVLVLALGKEQDAASAAPFKDVDSNSWYNGYVGALVKSGITQGVSADQFAPNKTVTREELAVFFVRAFGLEQAAKAVALDEKLADLSTVSAWAKSSVSFAYQIGFIKGVANADGTTRFNPAGVADRQALARLAYEFVFNKTTYELAAASLGAAATPAPSAAPTPTNPPKSSDSSSGGNSGGNNGGNNGGSTSTSINSAGEHTLGAVTGDVRIYTANVTLKNTTISGNLYLETSIGNGDVTLQNVTVSGSTTINGGGPNSIHVQNSTLATVIVDKQDGSIRLVLENETDVQQVTIRSGAIIETQPGVGQVGNINIASNVPHNAQVSLNGVFNSVSVYAEQAAITLGENGSIGELNVFASALNSVFHLEQGSNVANAVLDAIVSFLGQGSITDAVVNADGVDFSSLPSQPNLQADPAVSSIIAEPALGFELSAIGATRQIVATGVKYTANAKDITTHSNWTSSDASVAEVVYGKVKAVGEGTTFITATYGLYNVQVPVTVAVYEQGYPTISAVQVTNGAVDVAFDQQVDDVSLSDFAISATLNGAAYELSGLQYANGKITFNPVQSYGSTLYVHVEANEAKTKFAGSQSGAVKLTGFGGTINDVARNPVANLTIEFRKGLGATSGPVVGTAVTDANGRYYIYLAPGIYTGELGGVGTPYVTTYMTAVSAVNVNNQNENQTAIGIPSENETRIVLTWGKDPADLDSHLIGPAVQGGIFHTWYADKAYYYNNSKIADLDLDDTSSYGPETTTIRKDTNGTYTFYVHHYSGASTISASGAKIEVYRGSSPTPIKVYEVPTDRGNEIYWTVFTMTITDGQVTFTDVNAFSNTNPVRGLNLVDNNQRPTEEPEQEEEPEQQPEQEQQPDPQTAP; encoded by the coding sequence ATGATGATTGGCAACATGGCAAGCAAACGTATTTCTGTCGCACTTGTTTTTGCAATGGTCTTATCGATTTTTTCCACGAACTATATCGCTTTTGGGGCAGAGGCAGCCTCCTCCTCCGTGTCGTTCACAGACATCGGGAAATCTTATGCCAAGGATGAAGTAACCGCTCTAGTAGAAAAAGGCATTCTCGGCGGTTATAGCGACGGCAGCTTTAAGCCTTCGAACTCCATTACACGCGCGGAGCTAGCTAAAGTGCTAGTGCTTGCACTAGGCAAAGAGCAAGATGCTGCAAGCGCAGCACCTTTCAAAGATGTGGACAGCAACAGCTGGTATAACGGATATGTTGGCGCACTTGTGAAATCCGGCATTACGCAAGGCGTTTCCGCCGACCAATTTGCTCCGAACAAAACCGTTACACGCGAAGAGCTCGCTGTATTTTTCGTTCGCGCCTTCGGCTTGGAGCAAGCTGCTAAAGCGGTAGCGCTGGATGAGAAGCTTGCGGATCTCTCCACTGTATCGGCATGGGCGAAAAGCTCTGTTTCCTTCGCCTACCAAATCGGCTTCATTAAAGGCGTAGCCAATGCAGACGGTACAACTCGCTTCAATCCTGCGGGCGTAGCCGATCGTCAAGCGTTAGCGCGTCTAGCCTACGAATTTGTCTTCAATAAGACGACCTATGAGCTGGCAGCCGCTTCGCTCGGTGCAGCTGCTACACCTGCACCATCTGCTGCACCAACCCCAACAAACCCGCCGAAGTCATCAGACAGCAGCAGTGGTGGAAACAGTGGCGGGAATAACGGTGGAAATAACGGCGGTTCGACGAGCACTTCCATTAATTCCGCAGGTGAACATACGCTGGGTGCGGTGACTGGCGATGTGCGCATCTACACTGCGAATGTTACTCTTAAAAACACAACGATTTCGGGTAATCTGTACTTGGAAACTAGCATTGGCAATGGCGATGTAACGCTCCAGAACGTTACCGTTAGCGGATCGACGACCATTAATGGCGGCGGCCCTAACAGTATTCACGTACAAAACTCCACTCTGGCAACCGTCATTGTAGACAAGCAAGATGGAAGCATTCGTCTCGTATTGGAAAATGAGACAGATGTCCAGCAGGTTACAATTCGCTCTGGCGCTATTATCGAGACACAGCCAGGGGTTGGACAAGTTGGAAACATCAACATCGCAAGCAACGTTCCACATAACGCGCAAGTTTCGTTAAACGGCGTATTTAATTCGGTTTCCGTCTATGCTGAGCAAGCAGCCATCACGCTAGGCGAGAACGGCTCTATCGGCGAACTGAATGTATTCGCAAGCGCACTGAATAGCGTTTTCCACCTGGAACAAGGCTCTAACGTTGCAAATGCCGTACTTGATGCGATCGTTTCCTTCCTTGGACAAGGTTCGATTACTGATGCAGTGGTCAATGCAGACGGCGTAGACTTCAGCTCGCTGCCAAGCCAGCCAAACCTGCAAGCAGATCCTGCGGTTTCCAGCATCATTGCAGAACCTGCACTAGGCTTTGAGCTTTCAGCGATTGGAGCAACTCGTCAAATCGTTGCGACAGGCGTGAAATACACAGCTAACGCTAAAGATATTACGACGCATTCCAACTGGACCAGTTCAGATGCTTCTGTAGCTGAAGTCGTATATGGCAAGGTTAAAGCTGTCGGCGAAGGCACGACCTTCATTACAGCAACCTATGGCTTGTACAATGTGCAGGTTCCTGTAACGGTAGCCGTTTATGAGCAAGGGTACCCGACGATTTCCGCTGTACAAGTAACGAACGGCGCAGTCGATGTTGCTTTTGATCAGCAAGTGGATGATGTGAGCCTGTCTGATTTCGCAATTTCCGCAACATTGAACGGTGCAGCTTATGAGCTGAGCGGCTTGCAATATGCGAATGGCAAAATCACCTTTAATCCGGTTCAAAGCTATGGCTCCACGCTGTACGTACATGTAGAAGCGAATGAAGCCAAAACCAAGTTCGCAGGCAGCCAAAGCGGCGCAGTTAAACTGACAGGCTTCGGCGGTACCATCAACGATGTTGCCCGTAATCCTGTAGCTAACCTGACGATTGAGTTCCGCAAAGGCCTCGGTGCTACAAGTGGCCCTGTTGTTGGAACAGCTGTAACCGATGCTAACGGAAGATATTACATTTATTTGGCTCCTGGCATTTACACAGGTGAGCTGGGCGGCGTAGGCACGCCATATGTAACGACCTATATGACTGCTGTCTCGGCAGTAAATGTAAATAACCAAAATGAAAACCAGACTGCAATCGGCATCCCGTCTGAAAATGAAACGCGTATCGTATTAACATGGGGCAAGGACCCTGCCGATCTGGATTCCCATCTCATTGGCCCAGCTGTACAAGGCGGAATCTTCCACACTTGGTATGCGGATAAAGCTTATTATTATAACAATTCCAAAATTGCTGATCTGGATTTAGATGACACGTCATCATATGGACCAGAAACAACAACAATCCGTAAAGATACAAACGGCACGTATACTTTCTATGTGCATCACTACTCCGGAGCAAGCACAATTTCGGCTTCCGGTGCCAAAATTGAAGTGTACCGCGGTTCTTCCCCTACACCAATCAAAGTGTACGAAGTGCCAACCGATAGAGGCAACGAGATTTATTGGACGGTATTCACGATGACCATCACGGATGGCCAAGTTACATTCACGGATGTTAATGCATTCTCGAATACGAATCCTGTACGGGGTCTGAACCTTGTAGATAACAATCAAAGACCTACTGAAGAACCGGAGCAAGAAGAAGAACCAGAACAACAACCGGAGCAGGAGCAGCAACCTGATCCACAAACAGCACCTTAA
- a CDS encoding spore germination protein, with amino-acid sequence MFFNHTKSGGLNQPKGGSPRKKHKEEPFSASLKSNIDTFTKLLGHSSDLEIKPFASDLAPEITMSLVYLSEMVNETTLNESVLRPLMEEDQQAEERSNALIHLIKEQIIQVGSTYCTDSIEEAIDMLLNGYCLLLVQEANSGLMINVSSKEGRTVSEPTTQTVLRGPQQSFNEILSTNINLMRQIIKSPDLHIESMVVGSQTRTQIAMLYLNGVASAEAVKTVRDRLEAIEVSGILESGYIEALIQEKTYTPFPTLMNTERPDAVAGGILEGQIAIVVDGTPFVLLAPVTLFQFFQTPEDYYHRFDIATFLRLIRFVSFLISMLLPALYIAVTTFHQEMLPTTLLITLAAQREGIPFPGLVEALIMEMTFEVLREAGVRMPRAIGPAISIVGALVLGQAAVDAGIVSAGMVMVVSFTAISSFVIPQFNIAISARLIRFTFMLLAGVFGFMGIVAGFMAMLIHLAGLESFGVPYMTPLAPFNWSAMKDTFIRAPHKVLLKREAANKINRTSKAE; translated from the coding sequence ATGTTTTTCAACCATACAAAATCAGGTGGCTTGAATCAGCCAAAGGGCGGCTCTCCCCGGAAGAAGCATAAGGAAGAACCGTTCAGCGCTTCGCTCAAATCCAATATAGATACCTTTACTAAACTGCTCGGTCATAGCTCTGATCTCGAAATTAAGCCTTTTGCAAGCGACTTGGCTCCTGAGATTACGATGTCGCTCGTTTATTTGAGCGAAATGGTCAATGAGACGACGTTAAATGAATCGGTCCTGCGCCCCTTAATGGAGGAAGATCAACAAGCGGAGGAGCGCAGCAACGCTTTAATTCATTTGATTAAGGAACAAATTATACAGGTCGGCTCGACTTATTGTACCGATTCCATAGAAGAAGCGATCGATATGCTGCTGAATGGCTATTGTCTCCTGCTTGTCCAAGAAGCAAACAGCGGGCTGATGATTAATGTCAGCAGCAAAGAAGGCAGAACGGTCAGTGAGCCGACTACCCAAACCGTGCTGCGCGGGCCACAGCAAAGCTTCAATGAAATCTTAAGTACAAATATTAATCTGATGCGCCAAATCATTAAGTCGCCGGATTTGCATATCGAGTCCATGGTTGTTGGCAGCCAAACACGTACGCAAATTGCGATGCTTTATTTGAACGGCGTCGCCTCAGCCGAGGCTGTAAAGACCGTTCGCGACCGCCTTGAGGCCATTGAAGTCAGCGGCATTCTGGAGAGCGGCTATATCGAAGCACTCATTCAGGAAAAAACATATACGCCCTTCCCAACGCTGATGAACACCGAGCGCCCAGATGCGGTTGCCGGAGGCATATTGGAGGGACAAATTGCGATTGTTGTGGATGGCACGCCATTCGTGCTGCTTGCGCCGGTCACGCTGTTTCAATTTTTCCAGACACCGGAGGACTATTACCACCGCTTTGATATCGCTACCTTCCTGCGGCTGATTCGTTTCGTATCTTTTCTCATTTCCATGCTGCTGCCAGCCCTATATATTGCCGTGACAACCTTCCATCAGGAAATGCTGCCAACTACACTGCTCATCACGCTTGCTGCCCAGCGGGAGGGCATTCCGTTTCCGGGGCTGGTCGAGGCGCTAATTATGGAGATGACCTTTGAAGTATTGCGGGAAGCAGGCGTACGGATGCCCAGGGCTATTGGTCCTGCCATCTCCATCGTAGGCGCACTCGTCTTAGGACAAGCCGCCGTAGATGCCGGAATCGTATCCGCCGGCATGGTCATGGTCGTGTCCTTTACCGCCATATCCAGCTTTGTCATTCCACAATTCAATATTGCGATTTCCGCTAGGCTCATTCGCTTTACGTTCATGCTGCTCGCTGGCGTGTTCGGCTTTATGGGCATTGTCGCCGGATTTATGGCGATGCTCATCCATTTGGCGGGACTTGAATCGTTTGGCGTTCCGTATATGACGCCGCTTGCTCCCTTCAATTGGTCGGCCATGAAGGATACGTTCATTCGCGCACCCCATAAGGTTCTGTTGAAGCGGGAAGCTGCAAATAAAATTAATCGCACCAGCAAGGCCGAATGA
- a CDS encoding Ger(x)C family spore germination protein, producing MYRLLTRSAGSLLILMLLGGCWNRVEMNEIGIISATAVDWEKGKWIVSYQMVIPQAISSQGNSAATGDAPVNVFSTEAESIRKAIGDASREMSRKLYFAHNQIIVISETVAKKGISPLMEIYMRNTDARETVSMFIAKGKARKLIEQMLPVEKIPGTAVQRLVENEAASSSVYPDMTMYRILLELLGPTQATGIPELEISGSKQPLSSVSSLQNTYTRAKIKLGDLGVISGDKLAGWLTPDEAAGVMWLSDQVKRTTISFDCRGQGSKKDSSVIIGGASTKVKPEQRADGRWVMNVSVKANGTLLEYTCPNDLQQPGLLKQEEQRIAEEIKHGMETSWKAASRLKTDIVGFGKAISMKYPQQWKQIQKDWNEEFPETVLNLDVKFKLARIGFSNYTFKEAQSKTRK from the coding sequence ATGTATCGCCTGCTAACACGCAGCGCAGGCTCTTTGCTCATCCTCATGCTGCTCGGCGGCTGCTGGAATCGCGTTGAAATGAATGAAATCGGCATTATTTCTGCCACGGCAGTAGACTGGGAAAAAGGGAAATGGATTGTATCTTACCAGATGGTCATCCCGCAGGCCATTTCCTCTCAAGGCAACAGCGCCGCTACGGGCGATGCTCCGGTGAACGTCTTCTCGACCGAGGCAGAGAGCATTCGCAAAGCCATCGGCGATGCCAGCCGCGAAATGTCGCGCAAGCTTTATTTTGCCCATAATCAAATCATTGTCATTAGCGAGACGGTCGCAAAGAAGGGAATCTCGCCGCTGATGGAAATTTATATGCGCAACACCGATGCTCGCGAAACCGTGTCGATGTTCATAGCCAAGGGCAAAGCGCGCAAGCTTATTGAGCAGATGCTCCCGGTGGAGAAAATTCCCGGCACGGCTGTCCAGCGTCTGGTCGAAAACGAAGCTGCAAGCAGCTCCGTCTATCCCGATATGACAATGTATCGCATTTTACTCGAGCTGCTTGGCCCTACGCAGGCAACCGGCATTCCTGAGCTGGAAATTTCCGGTTCCAAGCAGCCTCTCAGCTCCGTAAGCTCTCTGCAGAACACCTATACCCGGGCAAAAATCAAGCTGGGAGACCTTGGCGTTATATCCGGCGACAAGCTGGCCGGTTGGCTCACACCGGATGAAGCGGCCGGCGTCATGTGGCTGTCCGATCAGGTCAAGCGGACGACCATTAGCTTTGATTGCAGAGGCCAGGGAAGCAAAAAGGATTCCTCCGTCATTATAGGGGGTGCCTCAACAAAGGTGAAGCCGGAGCAGCGGGCCGATGGGAGATGGGTCATGAATGTAAGTGTCAAAGCCAATGGGACACTCCTTGAATACACTTGCCCGAACGATCTTCAGCAGCCGGGGCTGTTAAAGCAGGAGGAGCAAAGAATCGCCGAAGAAATTAAACACGGGATGGAAACGAGCTGGAAGGCGGCTAGCCGTCTGAAGACGGATATCGTCGGCTTCGGCAAAGCCATAAGCATGAAATATCCGCAGCAGTGGAAACAAATACAGAAGGATTGGAATGAGGAATTTCCCGAGACGGTGCTGAATTTGGATGTCAAATTCAAGCTTGCCCGCATTGGGTTCAGCAACTATACCTTCAAAGAGGCGCAATCAAAAACGAGAAAATAG